The genomic stretch GAACTCACATCCAAAAACTCATCACCGGCAAGACTCATTGCTTTCTCAAATGCTTCATTCTCCTTCTCAGCTGACTGATCGGGATCTGTCCAATCCAAATTCAATCTTCCAACCCTTGAGGACAAAGACGTGTTATTAACATACCTTGGTGGCTTGTCAGTATCGTACTGATTGATTCCATTGTCAATAGCATCAATGGCCTGTGAAGAAAAAGATAAACATCAAAACTGTTTAAAGAACTAACTTCAACATAACCCCACTAGCTCAGTGGCTCCAACACGTGACAAGGTAAGGAGGATTAAATGTTCAGTTGTTCACAGCTTTACCCCTGTGTTAAAAACAGAAAGACTGTTTCCGGAGACTCATAAGAAAATTGGCTGTAAAGTGCATTGACATTCTAGTATTCTACAATTCAAAATGCAAGAAGCATAGCCACTTAGTGATTATGGTGAGCCACTTTGCTATTTGGTCGGAAAATATGACAATTCTACAGTAAATAAGATTCTGCAGGAGGGAGACAGAAGAAAAGCAAATAGAGAATCATCTCTGCTGCTCTAGATAGCACCTCATGGTGTTAGTAGTCAATTATCATAGCCAACCTTCTACATGGTCAAAAATTCTCATTTGTATCAAACTATAAATTACTCCCTCCaccccgatcatttgtttacctttagttttggcacaaagaccaagaacaCAAAGACCAAGGAGAGGGGAGGGGATCATGTGTAGATAACTAGAAATAGTTCTATTATGACAAGTGGAGCAAGATGAGATGTATGATCAAATAACTCATGAAAAGCACTTCCCAaattaaaaaggtaaacaaatgagtgAGACACCAAAAAATGGAATAGGTAACAAATGAGTGGGACAGAGGGAGTGACAAATAACAAGAAACCAATCTAAAGGAACGAATAAGCAAACCATCATTAGCTCCAAACCCCAAAGGTTCCAGATTTTTGGTCTGTCAAATTCTAAGGACTAAGGATAAACTAAAATAAGGACAATCACAGTAAGAATCTAGCCATTAGGTACAGGAATAAGTAAATCCAATAACAaaggagaagaaaaaaaaaaaaaaaaaagcaaacctCCATGAAGTTCCTGTAGACTGAAATAAACAGCCGAAACACATCCGGGTGAGTTAATTCCAACTTCAACTCCTTGGAAATTATCTCCATTCCAAAATGCTACACAAAACAATTCAAATAACAATTCATTAAGATCACACatcacaaacaaacaacaacattaCACCAGCGCCTTAAGAGAGATGTTTAGATAAGGGGGTCAAATGTACACAAACTCACCCTTGTCCTAACAAAAAACATTGACTGTTTTCAAATAGCATCACAAACAATTGTACACAAATAACTCAAACCACTGACATTCTTCACAAAAGCCTCCTAGAGAACAACCCATATTAACAAAAACTACACATTATTATTTCAATACTTGTCAGCTGTTTCTTGTTTTTCACTTTCTTGTTCTGTACAAGTCAAGCATTACGAGACATAATCTAGTTCATTACAAAATTCGTCTAGAATACAGCGAAAATCGTGACACCAAACAGCTGAAAGTTGGAAACTTTATACCTTGTCAACATAAAAACATTTTTCCGAAACTTTACAAAaactcaaaactcaaatttaaagCAGGCTAAAAATAAAAAAGATGAAAAGTTGATACCTTATAAACAAGACCTGCACTGCTGAGCTTAGTAACGAAGCCATGACCAAAAACCTCCCCAAAACCCTTTTGATGATGATCATATCTATCTCTACTTGGATCATACACTCCTCCTACATCTAATACTGCATCCAAACTCTCCAAAACCTGCACAGCATAAATCAAACAACCAAGTTCAAATCTTGGTTCCGCCACTGAATAAAAAATTAAAAGCGAAAAGCGACAAAAAAGAGTAGAAACCTGGGGGTCGCGGGTTCGAATGATTTGGGCATCAGAAAACTTGTCAGTAAGGAGAATCATGAAGCAGCCAAGAGCCTCGTCACAATGAAAGCTGCCATTGTGAGTGCCAACGCGCTTGAGTGGCGCGTGGGTGGGAGAAGTGGTGGAGAAGGGATAAACCCTTTTGAGGGAAGGGGAGGACGCCGCCATGGGAGAGTAAGAAGAGTGAGGAGAGAGATGGAAGGTATTGATTTTGAGGAAAGGGAAGAGTTTGCGAGAAGCGTTCAAGGCTTTGCTTATTGTCTGCACAAACATCAcccttttcctttttcttttgtgTGTAATTGGTAACTAGTTTAGATCCGCATTTAAATGCGGGTTATTTATAAAGTAGTTTTTAGGTTTATTTAATAGGAATATTCTAAATTATCGTAGTTCTGCTCAAAGAataggtctcctgagagacggtctcttaataagctttattgagagaccattgtacaaGTTTTAGAAAAAGTAGTACTAAatgtaataaaataggtacaaatcatgattaataataaaatgggtacatttattacgtaaataggtacgaaattactatatTACGATCAATAACAAaagggtacgaaatacaaataaaagggtacgaaagattggtctctcaataacttagtgagagaccgtctctcccaagttttagtgttgCTCAAAATACTCCCACCTTTATTTTAACTACCTATATGCCCAGCTATTTAACTCATTCGCTTATATTAGAATAGTGTGACCGATAACCTGATAAGCAAGTCACCTCTCTTATAAAACCATTTTAACCCATCCTTCAAACAATTTCATGCccaattcatcaaacacaacgAATTCAACCCGTATAATCTCTCATTCATCCTTCTTATTTACTCAAAACTCAATCTCTTACATGAAACACTCAATATTTTCACCTTTTTCATGATTCATCACTCCCATTATTGCTTGGAAATTTATGATTACTTGTTACACTTCTTctggattttattataaatcttAATCTTAATTTTAACCAATTTAAAGTTTCTGGGTTATACCCAGATCATAATTTGTTCCCTTCTATTATTAAGTTTTGTACTTTCTTGAAAAATTTGGATCTTGGTGAATGTGTTAAGATTGGTCTTGATTTTGATATGTATACTCGGAATGCACTTATGAACATGTATTTGAAATTGACGTGCCTTAAGCGAAATGCTCCTCATATGTTCGACGAAATGCCTCAACGAAAGATATATTGTGATGATGTCGGTTTTCGGCCGAGGAACGATTTTGACGAAATGGGTACTTCTAGAGTGAAACAAAGTAGTGCTCAGAAAATATTTGAGACTATGCCATGTAGGGAGTCTAGGGATTTGTTTCATGGAACACCGTAATAGTTCAAAATGGGATGTTTGCAGAAGCTTTGGGAATGTTGAGGGAGATGGCAAATGCTGACGATTTTAGTTTCTCTGGTGGGTACTTCCTATGTTTGCAGAACTTGTCGCTGTTGATCAGGGGAAGGAGATACATGAGTATGCTATTAGGACTGGACTTATGGTCACTTGTATGTGGGAAGTGGCTTAATCGAACCacattgatgaagatgatgatgggtGAGGAAAGAGAGAAAAATTAACATAGGAGAAGGAAGAAGTACCTTTGAAATGGAGGGGAGAGATGAAATTTGAAAACAAAAAATTTACCAGATGAAGAAGATAAAGTAGCAGAGGGGGAGGAGGAAGATGAAGTATAGAAAAGAAAATAGTGGGCCCAAGCTAAAATAACCCGCTACAACAAGTTAACATTACACGAATCCTATTCAAAGGGAAGGTGGGTAATAGTGGGTGTATTGGTAGTTAAAAGAAAGATTGGAGTATTTTGAGCGGGATCATCATAGTTAAGAGTATTCCTATTAAATAATCCAAGTTTTTATTTTGTATTACCTAATAATGCTAAATTAAAACCTCATTAATTTTTAATATTTCACGTTATTATATtttgatttggaaaaaaaaattgaactgtaaagttattcaaataaattgagtaaaattgaactgtaaaataatagtggtatctcattaattgttcatttttctcgttattgtattttgttttgagaaaaaataataaaaattgaaaattaattCAAGAGAATTGAGTGATGTGCTGGATTGTATTTTTTTAAAagtattttttataccacaaagctGATAATTCcaattttataaattatctcaattTTTTTGTCACGAAAATAATCAAAACTATTTAGAGTTTTGTTAATACAAAGTTTGAGTCAAGCCATTCTTAAATAAtagcatcaataaaagatttaatattttatagttttatattatatatattttaattaaaatattatagtttagtgtttagtgaaaattatataatttgataaaaatattaattttaatgaaatatattataattactaatttctttatttagtgaaaacaattaaataaataacttccttatttaagaagatgctttttggaggaaaATTTACGAGTttacctattcttttagtaaataggggaattaattatagcaatgattagattaagcatgaatcaatcgaagagatagagagagaaaaagctctaaaattcataaaccctaaaaaaaaaatcCCTAAAAATATCTTAAACCCTAAAATCCATAAACATGTCTATTGATTGTTCGAATGTTGAACAATTTCCCCCTCTGATCTCTGGTAATTCTAAATCCAAAAGTTCTAAATTGGGTACTACTTCTGTTATGCCCTCTTCTGATGCGTCCTCTGCTCCTGTGGTGTTGGTTGGGAGTCCGTCAGAGGAGGATATTCAGAAAACAAAAAGCGTGAATTCTATTGTTGGGGTTCAACCTTATGACCTGGATTCACTTCAACCTGATGAACAGGAGTGGGTGGTTCAACGTAGGAGAAAAGGGAAGAACCAGCTTGAAGTGATTGAGGAGGAACCTGATGCTCTGTTACGATTCTCCTCAGAGGATGTCAAGGAGGAAATTGAGTTCTGGCAAAATTCGGTATATTGCTTCATATTGGGTGCTAATCCGCCAGTAGAAGTAGTAGATGGTTTTATCAGGAGAATCTGGGCTCATCTTCCAATCGATAAAGTATCCTTTCTTCCCAATGGAGTATTTTTGGTGAGATTTACCACTAGTGCTGCCAAAGATCGTGTCTTGCAACAAGGGCACTTCTTGTTCGACAATAAACCTTTTATTGTGCATCCTTGGAGTCCTGATGTTGACTTAGTGAAGGAGGATGTCAAAGAGGTGCCATCAAAGGTGAGATTAGAATGCTTCCTCTCGAAATTTTGGGGGAAGTGTCTTCCCACTGCAGTTTATTGGGGAAATATATTCAATGTGATGCGGCTACTAAGGATAAGACTAGACTTGGATTTGCCCGAGTCATGGTGGAAGTTCCTTTTGGCAAGGCAATCCCTGATAAGATTAAGTTTCTAGATGAAGATGGTCATGTGGTTGTTATTAAGATTGTTTTTGAATGGAAACCAATCCTTTGTACGTCGTGTAAATGAGTTGGTCATGCTTCTGCAAGTTGCAGGAAAACTAAACAGCCACAGACTCCTAAACCTAAGGCTCCAAAGGAGGTAGTTAAGCAGTTGAGACCTAAAGCTCGACCACCAGTTGAGCCTGTTGTTCCAAAGTGCACACATCGAGGAGTCGGATTAGTTACTCCTATTGAGAAGCCTAACCAGTTCTAGGTGACTTGGGAAAGAATGGGAAGTACCATATGGCTCAAACCCCCGCAAAGAGAATTATCGATTCGATGAGACGGGAGTTGATGGACAAAGGGTATAGTTCTATCAAGTTTGGTAAGGACATATTCCTTGAGTCCCTTAACACTCCTGCTCCTtctgttggaattggtgtggttgctGTAAATGGTAGTGCATTACCTCCCTCTGGGGGTAATGTATaattttggattttggaacattAGGGGACTAAATAGCCCAACCAAGCAGAATACTATTAAATGGTTCTTACACCATCATCAAATTGGGTtatttggtctccttgagacaaaggtgaAGCCTTTGTCTCTAAATAGTGTGCGTAATAATATTTGTGCTAATTGGTGTGTCTCTACTAATACTTCTTATCACAAAGGGGGTCGAGTATGGGTTCTGTGGCAACCTTCTATGTTTTCTGTTAATTTCTTAGATTATACTGCATAATCTATTCACAAGGAGGTTAAGGATTTAGGCACTGGTTTTCAGTTTAAGTGTACTATGGTGTATGCCTTTAATGATTTGAATGAAAGGAAAGCTTTGTGGTCTAGACTGTGTGTTTATAATAAAGATGTTAAGGGACCTTGGGTTATATGTGGTGATTTCAATACTGTCTTGGTTCCTTCTGAGAGGTTAGGAGGTAATTCAACTTATGAGGAAATGGATGATTTTCATCAGTGTGTTGCTGAGTGTGGGGTGACTGATTGCTCTGCCATAGGTTCTATGTATACATGGTCTAATAAACAAGAGCCTTCCTCTAGAGTTTTTAGTAGATTGGATAGAGTTTTGGTGAATAAAGCTTGGATAAGGAGTAATGATAGTTCTTATGCTCACTTCTATACTGAAGGTGTTTTTGATCACACCCCCTGTGTGATACAAGAACATAGTAATACTTTTAAACCAAGGAGAAGTTTCAAGTATTATAACATGTGGAGTAAAGCTGAGGATTTTAAGGAGTGTGTGAAGCAAGTGTGGGATACTAGCTGGCATGGTACTTTGATGTTTCAGCTGGTTAAGAGGTTGAAGTCCTTAAAGTGGCCTCTGAAGAAGCTTAACAAGGAAAATTTTGATGATGTTGTTAACAATGCTACTAGGGCTAAAATGAACCTTGAGTTTATTCAATTAAAACTCGTGAATGATCCTTCTAATGCTTTGCACTTATTGTTCAAGAGATGGAAGCTAACGAGTGTAAGGTTCCCGAGTCTACCTTTCGAGTTCCCGATGCAAAAATCAAAGGCTATATGGGTTGATAAAGGTGATGATAATACCAAATACTTTCATAGTGTTATTAAGGGGAGGCGATCAGAATAAGGTTATCAAAATTGAGGATACTCGGGGGTAAAGTGTGAAGATCCTCAAGAAATTCGAAAGCCTTTTTAAGTttttatactaagttgctgggtACCTCTGAGGAAGTCTTGAATATTAGTCACAGAGTGGTTAAGATGGGGAAGGTGTGTACTGAAGATCATAAGCAGTTGCTGTTGAGCCCTGTCACTAATGATGAAATTAAGAAAGCTATGTTTTCTATACCTAACCATAAGGCTGCAGGGCCAGATGGTTATTCTAGTGCCTTCTTCAAAGATGCGTGGGATGTTGTGGGGGAGGATGTGTGTCTTGCTATTAAGGATTTCTTCCAAACTGGTAAATTACTTAAACAATTAAACCATACCCTCATTTCTCTAATACCTAAGTGTGCAATGCCTCAGAATGTTACTCAGTTTCGTCCAATTTCATGTTGCAATGTGGTTTACAAGTGTATCTCTAAGCTTTTGTGTGCAAGACTTTCTGGGGTGCTGCCTGAGTTGATCAGTGATAGTCAAGGTGGTTTCATTAAGGGAAGGAGCATTGTGGAAAACATTCTTATATGCCAGGATATAGTCAGGCTATACAATAGGAAATCAGTCTCCCCTAGATTTCTTATGAAAGTTGATCTGATGAAAGCATATGATTCAGTCAGCTGGGACTTTTTAGAGGAGATGCTGGTTTCTTTGGAGTTCCCTACCCATTTTATATCCTTGATAATGGAATGTGTTAGGACTGCAAGTTACTCTTTGGTTCTGAATGGAGACGTGTTTGGCTTTTTTAATGGCAAGAAAGGGTTAAGGCAAGGGGATCCATTGTCTCCTCTCTTGTTTACTATATGTATGGAGTACTTGAGCAGGATTCTGGGTTATGTTGCAGAAAATATGGGATTCAAATATCACCCTATGTGTGGCAAACTCAAACTGTCACacttgatgtttgcagatgacttgCTCTTATTCAGTAAGGGTGATGTGGGTTCTATCATGGTAATACTTAGAGCTTTTGCTACTTTTTATAGGGCTTCTGGTTTACATATGAGCCCTCCCAAGACCAATGCTTATTTTAATGGGGGCCCTGGGGGAGTTAAGGAGGACATCTTGCTTGCCACTGGAATTCAGGAAGGGCAACTCCCATTTAAGTATCTTGGAGTGCCTATTACAGCTGGTAGGTTAACAAAAGCTCAAGGTCAAATTTTGGTTGAGAAGATTACTGCAAGAATTGTAAGTTTTGGATCCAGACACTTGTCTTATTCAGGGAGGTTGGTACTTGTTAACTCAGTATTGACCTCTCTATACTCTTATTGGATGAACATCTTTGTTATTCCTAAGGGTGTTTTGCATAGGTTGAACTCCATCTGTCGAAACTATTTGTGGGATGGCAGTGTTGATCACCTGAGAGTACCCCCTGTCAGTTGGGCCAAGATTTGTTCATCTAAAAAGGAGGGTGGTCTGggtttaagggatagttttgTGTGGAATGTAGCTGCTATGGGTAAGTTAGTGTGGTGGATCTACTTTAATCCTGATAAACTATGGGTGAAATGGATCAGCCAGATTTATTTAAAAGGCAGGTGCTGGACTGAGTATGTACCCAGTGGTGATATCAGCTGGGGATGAAGATCAGTTTGCAGAGTTCGTGATAAGCTCAGTTCTGGTTACAGTCAGGGTCAATGGTTACTTGATGCTAAGGGTTATACTATGAAGAGTGGTTATGAGATGTTGAGAGTGAAGTATCATCCTGTTGATTGGCATAGTATTGTGTGGAACAAGATGGCAATACCTAAGCATAAATTCATCTGTTGGCTTATTGCCAGAGAAGCTTTGCAGGTTAAAACAAAGCTGTTTGGTTTGGGTATTGCTCCTGATGTTGATTGCTTGCTATGTGGGAATGCTGCAGAGACACATGTGCACTTATTCCAGCAGTGCCTGTATAGCAGAACTATCTTGTTAGAAATGGCTCGTTTGTGCCATGTTGCCCTCCCATCTACTGATATTCTTAGATGGATTTGGCTGCAGAAATGGTCTAAGCATAGAAGAGGAGTTTTACTTTATGCTTTCATGGCTTGTTTCTACTTTATTTGGTTGCAGAGGAATAGAGCAAGGGTGGAGCACTCCCTGGTCAGGCCTGCTGAGGTAGTTAGGTTGGCTAGGAATGTTACTAAGATAAGAGTTTGTACTTTCCAGAACCAATTGGATATTCTTGATAGGCAATGGTTAGAAAGTATTGATGTATGTAAATAGAGGCTTGTCTCTATCAAATTGGCTTAGTTTGTAAAACTGTTAGGTTGTATTACCTAAGTTTGTGCTTAATGAAATCTTacatttcacctaaaaaaaaaaattatagcaaTGATTGTCTTATGAGCTTGCAGATTTGGCCTTATTAATATACTTGAATTAATGAGATAATTATAACAATGATTGACGGTATACTTATTTTTTGGCAATGATTGAggattttatacttatttttttGGCAATTAATTTTTACGTTATTTTTGGGCAAGAGTTGATATGATCTAGATTTAGCCAATAGTAGAATAGAAGGACATTATACATATTTTTTGGCAAACATTTTTTACGTTAGACTTGACACATAGTAGAATGCAAAAATTAAAAGCCCAAATAGAAGTTAATATATTAGGCGGGAAAAAACGTAGAATCgcttattcatttagtaaataggaaATTGTTCTTGTATCAATATCACTAGTTTCAGTTTACTCTTCCTGACGGCTTAATGGGCTTATCTATCATTCTTGGTTCCATTTTTTAGACGCAAAAACTCATTTCAGACCGGTTATTTGACCATTTTATAAATGGCAAAATTTTTACCtactccctctatcccggtcatttgttgtccttttccatactGAGGTGTCTCAGTGAGTTGTTGTCATTTCTATCTTAAGAATGAACTTGctaaacaatttgatcattcacactcaatttgttccatttgtcatttagtaattggtcccttcctctttccttggtctttgtgccaaaaccaaaggacaacaattgaccgggacggagggagtattatttaaaaATGGAAAAGTTTGACACGAATATTCTAGATAACacgaaaacggacacggacacatGATACGGCATCCTGTAAAATTTTGGACatgggacacgttatttaaatttgataaaataaatattttatggttataaataacgTTTTTTATAATTGCCACCACGTATAATTCAGATTTTATCAACTACTACCAaagtaaaaaaaatttaaaaactgCTACCAATATTGTTAGTTTGATTTAAAATTAATTACCAAATGACCATGAACCTTTTATTTGCGCATGAGAGACAATAATACCTCTATTTTACGCTCCTCTCACTCATATCATCCATTTACCCAAACACTGTGAACCCCCGCTATAACGCGgaatgacagggcagtcgtatacctatcaaaaataaccaactggctctaactagtatagctagggaagtcgggtcgatctccacagggagatgggaaaatgttagCTTtgcctaagttcgtcacggtaaccaaattggggggttgtatttgattgttttaaactaaagagactaagaaAAAGAGGACAAACAAAAGAATAAAGATCAAGCAAATAtggagaaaacagctaagacagtcggttcaccacgatcattcagtcaagcaatctaaatctcaggtcaatgcaagtatggtctgaggagcagtgaatatctccttccggtctcaattcgccctaaagcacaaatagcttagcttccgccctcactacagtgccctaatgttcgctacgagtctcaccccttccaacctttcggtccaggtcgaggtttactataatttaaatgcctaattgcgtcgactcaattagacagatacaaataagtgcagcgattaacaacagagaccACACAAGCACAAGACCTCATATGGCAATTGCTATTCCGTCATAATCATGGTTTCCCTAGTCTTAGTAAAGgaaaattagctacacattactatcgaatcaacaacaataacatatatgtaataggaattaaacataataataaCAGAAATGGAGAATCGAGTAAACAGTAATATAAGCAATAAGAGAAAGATATAAACAAAATGATAAttgcgattaagaaataaaaggagaaataataccaattacaaatccgaatccgagtagaaagGAATAGAAGAGGAGTGAAATGAAAGAAGCAGTGGAAAAATATAGAGTGaaaagtgaatgaggaagagttacgcagtctactgtatttagTAGCATATGAAAATCtccccttaaacctaatccatagcctaattacaaaagcccatacgaaaataggcggaaaaactctattacaggccaaaccactcgatcgagtggaaataaaccactcgatcgagcaactaagcgacaaacccttcgatcgagtggaaataaaccactcgatcaagtaactccttctattgtcttctcgattggatactggaactgctcgatcgagtaaccttcagtatataaagcattcgatcgactataaaagtagtcgat from Silene latifolia isolate original U9 population chromosome 2, ASM4854445v1, whole genome shotgun sequence encodes the following:
- the LOC141643013 gene encoding uncharacterized protein LOC141643013 — translated: MFVQTISKALNASRKLFPFLKINTFHLSPHSSYSPMAASSPSLKRVYPFSTTSPTHAPLKRVGTHNGSFHCDEALGCFMILLTDKFSDAQIIRTRDPQVLESLDAVLDVGGVYDPSRDRYDHHQKGFGEVFGHGFVTKLSSAGLVYKHFGMEIISKELKLELTHPDVFRLFISVYRNFMEAIDAIDNGINQYDTDKPPRYVNNTSLSSRVGRLNLDWTDPDQSAEKENEAFEKAMSLAGDEFLDNVRSLAKSWLPARSIVVECLLARKDIDPSGEIMVLNRFCPWKLHLFELEEEMKSDPLVKYVVYQDERSKHWRVQAVAVSPDSFESRKPLPEQWRGLRDNELSGKSGIPGGVFVHMSGFIGGNVSYEGALAMAKAALKF